From the Deinococcus sonorensis KR-87 genome, the window CCTTGGCGCCGCGCGCCGTGTTGGTGATCCAGTGCTCGCTGGTGCGGTAGATCGCGCCGATGCACTCGCCGCCGATCACGAAGGCGCGGATGTCGCGCTCCGGCTTGCGGATCAGCTCCTGAATGTAGAAGATGCCGTGCTGCGGTCCGCCCAGCACCTCCTTGTGCTCAATGATGGCCTCGGCCACGTCACGGTCGTTGACCCGGCTGACCATCCGGCCCCAGCTGCCCACCGTGGGCTTGATGACCACCGGGTAGCCGAGCTGCTCGCACAGCTGGAGCGCGGCCTCGCCGTCCACGGCCACGCCGGTACGCGGGGTGGGCAGGCCGGCGGCGTACAGCCGCGCGTTGGTGGCCAGCTTGTCGCCGCACAGCTCGATGACGTGGGCCGGGTTGATCACGTGCACGCCGAAGGCTTCCAGCGCCCGCGTGACCGCGTGGCCCCGGCTCTGCGACACGCAGCGCTCCAGCGCCACCTTCCACGGCACCTGCGCGGCGCCGGCCGCATCGAAGGTCAGCGTCAGCTGCGGCGCGTACACCTTGTCGTAGGGGACGCCCAGAGCATCCAGGGCTTCGAAGAGCATCCGCTCGTCGGGGCGGATCCGGTCATAGATGATGGCGAGGTTGGCCATAGCACCCTTTCAGCAGCGGGCGGCCGGCCCGGCCCCGCTGGGGGTGCCGGGTGCAGCCGCCCTGCCTGCTTACTCGCCCCAGTCCTCGGCTTCCTGGGGGGCCAGGCTGAGGGTGTTGGGATTCAGGTTGGTGACTTCCAGCTCGCTGCCGCAGCTGTCGCAGATCACCAGTTCGCCGAGCTCCGGGGTGTTCAGGTTGATGGGGTTGCCGCATTCGGGGCATTCAAAGCCGGTCAGGTCCAAGTTCGTCATGTCAACGCTCCTGATATCAGATGGGGGGCCCGTGGGGGCACAGGGGTCTAGGCTTAGGCCTGCGGGTGGGTGCCGTCTTCCTCGAATTCCAGCTCGATCTGGGCGTGGCAGTGGGGGCACTCCACCACCGCCGAGTCCTCGATCATGTCCTCGGTAACGTCAAATTCCTCGCCGCAGTTCGGGCAGGTGGTCAGGATGCCCAGCAGCACGAAGTCCAGTTCGTCGCCTTCCTTGCGGGTGAGTTCCAGTTCGGCGTTGCAGTTGTCACAGACCACCGCGTCTCCGAGCTGCAGCTCCGCACGGTCCTGCTCGGTCAGCTCCAGCACCTCATCGCAGATGGGGCAGACGATCTCCAGGATGCTCATGCCGCCATTCTAAGGCGGGAAGCGCGGGTCAGCGGTTCACGGGTCCGCCTCCTGCTCGCCGGGAAAGCGCTGGTATTTGCGATAGAAGGCCAGGATGCTGCCCTCGCGCAGCGCTTCCCGCAGGAACTCGGGCGGCGGCGTCAGCTGAAAGACCTCCTCCCCGCGCGTCAGGCGGCCGCTCTCCACATCCAGGCTCACCTCGTCGCCGTCGTGCAGCACGCCGGTCAGGTCCGCCTCGAAGGCCGGGATGCCCAGGTTCAGCAGGTTGCGGTAGTGAATCCGCGCGAAGCTGGGCGCGATGATGCCCCCGATGCGCAGCTTCTTGAGCGCCTGCGGGGCATACTCGCGGCTGCTGCCCAGGCCCCAGTTGCGCCCCCCGATCAGCACGTCCCCCTCCTGAACCTCGGCGGCAAACTCCGGGCGGATGTAATGGAAGGCGAACGTCTGAAAGAGATCCTCGCCGGCCATGAAGGGGGCGAACTTGCCGGGCAGGATGTCGTCGGTGTTGACGCTGTCTCCAAATTTCCAGATACGGGGCATACAGGGTTCCTTTGCGGGCTCAGGCGCTGACTGGCCGGACATCTTCCGGCAGCGCGATCTCGCCCCGGATGGCGGTGGCGGCGGCCACGGCGGGGGAGGCCAGGTAGATCCTGGCGTCCTTGTCGCCCATGCGGCCAATGAAGTTGCGGTTCGAGGTGCTGACGCAGACCTCGCCGGGAGCCAGCACCCCTTGGTGGCGGCCCATGCAGGGCCCGCAGCCGGGGGTGCCCAGCACCGCGCCCGCCTGCATCAGCGTCAGCAGGGTGCCGTCCTGCAGGGCCGACTCCATCACCTGACTGCTGGCCGGAATCACCAGCAGGCGGGTGTGCGCCGCGACCCGCTGGCCGCGCAGCACCTCGGCGGCGGCGTGCAGGTCCTCGATGCGCCCGTTGGTGCAGGTGCCGATGAACACCTGATCCACCCTCAATCCGCGCAGGTCCGCCACGTCGTGCACGTTGTCCACCTCGCTGGGGGCGCTCATGCGCGGGGCAAGCGAGGACAGATCCAGCACGACCTCGCGGACGTAGGTGGCCCCCTCGTCCGGGTAGACCCACGCCGGAACGTCGTACAGGTCCAGAATCTCGCCGCCCGGCACCACCAGCCCGGTCTTGGCCCCGGCCTCCACGCACAGGTTGGCCAGCGTCATGCGCTCGCCGCGCGTGAAGCGGTCTCCGGCGTGCATCTCGATGCTCATGTAGGTGGCCCCGTCGGCCCCGAGCTGCCGGATCATCTCCAGCGCCGCGTCCTTGGCGCTCACGCCGGGGCGCAGCTCACCGGTGAAGGTCACCTTGACGCTTTCCGGCACCCGCAGCCAGGTCTTGCCGCTGGCGGCCGCCAGGGCGATGTCGGTGGCGCCCATGCCGGTGCCGAAGGCCGCCACCGCGCCGTAGGTGGTGCTGTGGCTGTCGCTGCCCAGCACGATCCAGCCGGGCCGGGCCAGGCCTTCCTCCATCAGCACCTGATGGCAGATGCCGCGCCCCACGTCGAAGAGCCGCACGCCGGTGGCCGCAGCGTACTCGCGGGCCTCCTTCTGCGCCTGCGCCACGCTGACGGTGCTGGCGGGCGCCACATGATCCACCACGATGCTCACCCGCTCCGGGTACTTCGGGACGGCGTTCAGGTCCTGCTGCATCCGCTGGATGAAGCTCTGCGCGATGCTGTCCACCACCATCACCTGATCCACCTCCACCACCGCGAGGTCGCCGGCGTACACCGTCTGCCGGCCGCGCCGCGACAGGATCTTCTCGGCCATGGTCTGGGGCCGGTGTGGCTGGGGGAAGGCTGTGTCTGGGCTGCTCATGGGTCTATTCTCCTGCGACTTGAGAGGGGGAACTGGCATCTGGGCCTTGGTGCTCAGCGGGGGCGGCGGTTCATGGCCCAGCCGACCAGCCCGCCCAGCACGATGCCCCAGAAGGGGCTCCCCAGCCCCAGCAAGCTGAGGCCCGACGCGGTCACGATCAGGGTCAGGGCGGCGGCTTCGCGCCAGCGCGGGTCCGAGAGGGCGTCCACCGTGCTGGCGATGATGGTGCCGATCAGCGCCAGCCCGGCCAGCGCCGTGATCAGGCTGACCGGCAGCGCCGCGATGGCCCCCGAGACCAGCCCGGCAAAGACGCCCAGCAACAGATAGAAGAAGGCGTTGGCCAGCCCCGCCACGTAGCGCCGCTGCGGGTCCGGATGCGCCTCGGGGCCGGTGCAGATGGCGGCCGTGATGGCGGCCAGCGTGACGGTATGGCTCCCGAACGGGGCGGCCAGAAACGACGACAGCCCGGTGCTGGTGATCAGCGGCGAGACCGGCACCTGTCCGTACCCGCTCGCCTTCAGGTTGGCCGCGCCCGGCAGGTTCTGGGACGCCAGCGTGACCAGCGTCATGGGAAGCGCCAGCACCAGCAGGCCCGCCACGGTGAAGGCGGGCGCCGTGAAGTGCGGAAAGCCGAAGACGCCGCTGCCGCTCCCCAGCTGCACCTGACCCGCCGCCAGGGCCGCCGCCACCCCGGTCACCAGCGCCAGCAGCACCGCGTAGCGCGGCAGCCAGACGCGGCCCAGCAGGTAGGCCAGCAGCATGCTGCCCACCGTGACCGGCTGGGTGGGCAGCACCCGGAAGGCATTCAGCGCGAAGGGGAGCAGCAGGCCCGCCAGCAGCCCGGCGGCCAGCGGCGCCGGAATGCGGCGCACCAGCCGCTCGAACAGGCCACTGAGCCCCAGCGCGGTGATGATGGCCGCGCTGATCAGGTAGCTGCCGATCATCTCCGGGTAGCTGAGCCGGCCCGCCTCCGACACGATCAGCGCCAGCCCCGGCGTGCTCCAGGCGGTGACGATCGGCGCCCGGTACCGCCAGCTGAGCAGCGCCCCCGGCACGGCGATGCCCACATACACGCTCCAGACCCAGCTGGTGGTCTGGGCCGGACTGAGGTGGGCCAGCTGCGCCGCCTGGAACACCAGGCCGATGCTGCTGGAGAAGCCCACCAGCACCGCCACGAAGCCCGCCAGGATGGCGGAAAAGGAACTGTCGCGGCGCAGCGACTGCAGCTGGGCAGGCAGGGCGGTCATGGGCGAGGCGTCCGCAGCGGCTCGGCCGGGCCGCCCACCCAGACGCTGCGGGCCGTGGCGCCGTTCAGGTCCGCCTGGGCGCTCAGGCGTGACGGGCGGCCGGTGGCGCGCCCCTGGCTGGCCCGGATCAGGGTGTCCTGCGCGCTGACGTGGCCCAGCAGGCTCAGGCCCGCCACCAGCGAGGCGTAGGTGTTGCTGCTGGCATTGTCCTCCAGAAAGCCCTTCAGTGGCGCAAAGTAGCGGAAGTCGGCGTGCAGGCCCCGGGCGGCGCGGGTGGTGTAGGCCAGCAGCCCGGTGGTCCCGGTCGCGTGCCCCAGCGCCGCGATGGCCTCGCGGTCCGGGTGGATGGCGTCCAGCGCCTCACCGTCCTGCACCGCCAGCAGCAGGTTGGGCCGTCCGGCGCTGGCGATCAGCACCGGTAAAGCCGTGTCCAGCTGATCGGGGGTCAGGCCGACGGCATAGGCCAGGGCGTCGGCTGAGGGCGTCGTGGCCAGCACTTCAGCGGTAGCATCCCCCTGCCGCAGCATCCACTCGCCGCCGCACAGCTGGGCCGGGAATTCCTGGCCCTTCATCCAGACGCTGCTGACGTCGGCAATGCGGCCCTGCCCGAACAGCCACGCCAGGGCCGCCAGCGCGCCGCTGTCGCTCTCGCCCTTTTCCCGCTCGGGCGTGAAGGCGCGCAGGGAGATACCGCTGTCGTTCAGGTCCGTGACAAACATGCTGACCGGCGCCCCGGAGGTGGCGGCCATGGCCTGCATTTCCAGGTCGTCCAGACGTTCGGCGCCCGGGTGCAGCGCGATCAGCTTGCCGCCCTCGGTGCCCGGCTGGGCGTACACGCGGTAGAGGTGAAGGGAAGTGGGTTCGGTCATCGGTTCATCCTGACACCCCGTGAGCGGGGCGCCCACTCAGGCGCTCACCCACTCACGCAGCACCTTTTCCAGGTGGGCGTCGTCCAGCTCGTCATGCTCGGCCAGCGCCTTGATGTGGTCGGTGACGTCGGCGCAGCGCATCCTCGCCGTAGTGCAGGCCCAGCTCGCGCGCCTTGTACGCAATGGCGTGCTTGCCGGTCACCTTGCTGGCCGCCTGAATGCGCCGGCCCACACCGAACACGCCCGGCGGAATCGCCTCGTAGGCGCCGGGGTTCAGATAGATGGCCTTCAGGTGCATGCCGGCCTTGTGGTTGTAGGCAAATTCGCCGGTCAGGTAGTTGTTCCAGGGAATCGGCAGGCCCACCATCCGCGCGATCATGCGGTCCAGTTCCGGCAGCATCTCCAGGTTGTACTTCTCGATCAGGCCCTGCGGGTCGAAGGTGAACATCCGCGCCAGGAAGCCGCCCAGCGGCGTGATGCCGTTGCGCTCCCCGATGCCCAGGATGGTGGTGTCAATGTGGGTGGCGCCCGCCTCGATGGCCTCGTAGGCGTTGCTGACCGCGCAGCCGGTGTCGTTGTGGCCGTGGAACTCGATGTCGCAGCGGACCGCCTTCCTGACCTCCCGCACCAGCGCGTACACCTGCCGGGGCGTGGCCACGCCCACCGTGTCGGCCAGGCCCACGCGGTCCACCCCGATCTCGTCCACCGCGCGGTACACCTGCAGCAGATCGGCCTCCTCGCTGCGGAAGGTGTCCTCGGCGCTGAAGCGTACCTGCACGCCCTGGCTCTTGACCCAGCCCACCACCTCGCGGGCGGTCTCGATGATCTGCTCAATGCTCTTGCCGTGCGAGAACTCGCGCAGGAAGCTGCTGGTGCCGAACAGCAGGTCCAGGCCGTGCACGCCGGTGTCCACCGCCCGCCGGGCGTCCTCCATGTTGCAGCGCACATGCGTCAGGATGCGCGGCCGCAGCCCCAGCCCCACGAGCTTCTTCGTGTCGGCCACCGTCTGAGCGCTGACCATCGGAGTGGTCAGCTCGATGAATTCTGCTCCGAAGGCGTCCAGCGCCCGCGCGATCTCGATCTTGTCGTCGGTTTTGAAGTTGCCGCGCGCGAACTGCTCACCCTCGCGCAGCGTGGAATCGATGATGGCCCAGCTGTGGGCTGGAATCAGGGGGGCGGCTTCGGTCATGGTCACTCCTCGCGCCGTACGGCTCAGGGCCCAGCGTGCGCCACTGTAGCGCCAAGTCTTTCAATCGTCAACTGTAAGGGCCAGAATACTTATCACTTGTAATGTTTTCGTCCCGTACGGTGATCTTCAGGCGCCTTGGGCCGGGACTCACGCCACTTTGGGCAGGCAGCGCTCACAGTGGAACCATGACCACCACAGGAAAAACCGTCCACCAGCGTCCCCTCGGCAAGACTGGACTGCTGGTCGCGGAGATCGGCTACGGAGCCTGGGGCATCGGCGCGGATGCCTGGAAGGGCGCGCAGGATGACGAGAGCCTGTCCGCGCTGCGGCGCTACATCGAACTGGGCGGCAACTTCATCGACACGGCCATGGGGTACGGCAACGGCCACAGCGAGCGGCTGGTGGGTCAGGTGGCCCGCGACAACCCCGGCACGCTGGTCGCCACCAAGGTCAGCCCCAAGAACCGGCAGTGGCCGGCGGCACCCGGCACCACCGCCGACGAGGCGTTTCCCGCCGAGTACGTCATTCAGATGACCGAGGCCAGCCTGGAGCGGCTGGGCACGGACGCCATCGACGTGCAGCAGTTTCACGTCTGGAATGACAGCTGGCTGGGCGAGGGCAGCTGGCAGGACGCCGTGACCCAGCTGAAGCGCGACGGCAAAATCCGGCACTTTGGCATCAGCATCAACGACCATCAGCCGAACAACGCGGTGAAAGCGGTCGAGCAGGGCGTGGTGGAGACGGTACAGGTGATCTACAACGTCTTCGACCAGACGCCGCAGGACCGGCTGCTGGACGCCTGCCGGATGCACGGGGTGGGCGTGATCGTGCGGGTGGCGCTCGACGAGGGGGCGCTGACCGGTCACATCACCCCCGACACCACCTTCGACAAGGGGGACTTCCGCAGCAGCTATTTTGGCGGCAACCGCAAGCAGGAGCTGCAGGAGCACCTGCGTTCCATCGAGCAGACGCTGGGCATCACGACCGAACAGCTGCCCGAGACAGCCCTGCGCTTCGTGCTGAGCCACCCGGCGGTCAGCACCGTCATTGTGGGTATGCGCAGCGTGCGCAACGTGGAACGCAACATCACCCTGGCCGACGGGCGCGGGCTGCCGGACGCCCAGGTGAGGCAGCTGTACACCCAGCGCTGGGACCGCAACTGGTATCAGCCGGTCTGAGGGACAGGAAAGGGAAAGGGCGGGCCAGGATCCGGATCCTGGCCCGCCCTGTTCTCTGTCTTTAACGCGGCAGCGGGCGGTCGCGTTTGGGGCCGCCGTCGAAGCCGCCGCTGCGCTCGGCGCCCTCGCCACCCTCCTCCTCGCCGCCCAGGTCGCTGCCGGTGGCGCCGTTGGGGTCCCCAGGCCGGTCTCCTTCGAAGTCGTAGCTCACCAGGCGGCCATCGTCGAAGCTCGGCTGGTCATTGACGTTCTTCTGGTCGTCGGCGTCCTGATGGCGCCTGGACTGGTCATCCGACACCATGTCGGCCAGCAGATCCGGCGGAGCGCCCTCGTCCACCACCTCGCCGATCAGGGCCTGATTCTCGTCATCTCGTTCGGGTGTCATGTTCCCAGGCTAAGCGGCGAAGCTCCGGTCTACATCTGAGGGTCCTGTGGAATGATTTAGGCTTGCTCCGCCGCCTCGTCCTGCACTTCCCGGTCTGCTTCCGGCACCCCGTCCGGTACCGGCAGGCCAAGCTGGGGGTCCTCGATGAGGTCCGGGGCGTTGCCCTCCGGGTGGCGCTGGGCGTCGGCGTCCTGCTCCTGATGGGTGCGCGGGTCAGTCATAGGCCCCAGCCTACAGGACCGCGCCCGGGCAGCCGGCCGGGTGTGCTAGCGTCCAGACCGTGAACGGTACGGTGCCGACTTGACCCTCCCGCGTGGCCAATGGCCGCTGTATGCCGTGGGGTTCCTGGCCTTCTTCACCATGGGGCTGTTGCAGGCCGGCTACGGGCCCAGCTATCCCACCCTGGCGCGCGAGTTCCAGCTCACCCTGGACCGCGTGGCATTCGTGACCAGCCTGCATTTCTTCGGGTCGGCCAGCGGCCCGCTGCTGCTGGGCGTGCTGCTGACCCGCCTCAGCCTGCGCAACGGGCTGGGGCTGGGCTCGTTGCTGCTGGTGCTGGGGGTGGCGGGGGTGGCGCTCGCGTCCAGCTGGCCGCTGCTGCTGGCGGCAGCGCTGCTGGGCGGACTGGGGTTCGGGATGCTGTCGGCGGGCTTCAACCTGGTGTTTGCCGAGCTGGGGCCGGGGCCGGCCAACCTGGTCAACGGGGTGTTCGGGGTGGGGTCGGTGGTGTCGCCGCTGCTGGTGCTGGCGGCTGGCCAGCAGGCTCATGCCCCGCCCTTCTGGATGATCGGGGTGCTGGCGGCGGTGCTGGTGCCGGGGGTGCGGGTGCTGCGGCCCCGTCCGGTGCAGGCGGCGCAGGAACAGGGCGCCGACGGGTGGTCGCGGCCCCTGCTGGCGCTGTTTCTGCTGGCCTTTTTTCTGTATGTGGGCATCGAGACCGGGCTGGGCAGCTGGATCACCGCGTATCTGCAGGCCCAGCGCTCCCC encodes:
- a CDS encoding MFS transporter; amino-acid sequence: MTLPRGQWPLYAVGFLAFFTMGLLQAGYGPSYPTLAREFQLTLDRVAFVTSLHFFGSASGPLLLGVLLTRLSLRNGLGLGSLLLVLGVAGVALASSWPLLLAAALLGGLGFGMLSAGFNLVFAELGPGPANLVNGVFGVGSVVSPLLVLAAGQQAHAPPFWMIGVLAAVLVPGVRVLRPRPVQAAQEQGADGWSRPLLALFLLAFFLYVGIETGLGSWITAYLQAQRSPRPELITSLYWLALTVGRFVFAFLGSRVSMFATLLFGSAGAALCALAAALPVAAPVAFVLAGFCVAPLFATLLSWLTRVLPSTLAPYALTVGSLGGAVLPALSGLLSRQFGMVSIPLTSAAVAALLLALVLLIRRQAGSSRPRQPQQSL
- the lysX gene encoding lysine biosynthesis protein LysX yields the protein MANLAIIYDRIRPDERMLFEALDALGVPYDKVYAPQLTLTFDAAGAAQVPWKVALERCVSQSRGHAVTRALEAFGVHVINPAHVIELCGDKLATNARLYAAGLPTPRTGVAVDGEAALQLCEQLGYPVVIKPTVGSWGRMVSRVNDRDVAEAIIEHKEVLGGPQHGIFYIQELIRKPERDIRAFVIGGECIGAIYRTSEHWITNTARGAKASNCPVTPDIAELSVRAAAAVQGEIVAIDLVEDPERGLLIIEINHTMEFKNSVSTTGVNIPGRMAEYARSLLGQPQPTT
- the lysW gene encoding lysine biosynthesis protein LysW — protein: MTNLDLTGFECPECGNPINLNTPELGELVICDSCGSELEVTNLNPNTLSLAPQEAEDWGE
- a CDS encoding aldo/keto reductase, translated to MTTTGKTVHQRPLGKTGLLVAEIGYGAWGIGADAWKGAQDDESLSALRRYIELGGNFIDTAMGYGNGHSERLVGQVARDNPGTLVATKVSPKNRQWPAAPGTTADEAFPAEYVIQMTEASLERLGTDAIDVQQFHVWNDSWLGEGSWQDAVTQLKRDGKIRHFGISINDHQPNNAVKAVEQGVVETVQVIYNVFDQTPQDRLLDACRMHGVGVIVRVALDEGALTGHITPDTTFDKGDFRSSYFGGNRKQELQEHLRSIEQTLGITTEQLPETALRFVLSHPAVSTVIVGMRSVRNVERNITLADGRGLPDAQVRQLYTQRWDRNWYQPV
- a CDS encoding homoaconitate hydratase family protein; its protein translation is MSSPDTAFPQPHRPQTMAEKILSRRGRQTVYAGDLAVVEVDQVMVVDSIAQSFIQRMQQDLNAVPKYPERVSIVVDHVAPASTVSVAQAQKEAREYAAATGVRLFDVGRGICHQVLMEEGLARPGWIVLGSDSHSTTYGAVAAFGTGMGATDIALAAASGKTWLRVPESVKVTFTGELRPGVSAKDAALEMIRQLGADGATYMSIEMHAGDRFTRGERMTLANLCVEAGAKTGLVVPGGEILDLYDVPAWVYPDEGATYVREVVLDLSSLAPRMSAPSEVDNVHDVADLRGLRVDQVFIGTCTNGRIEDLHAAAEVLRGQRVAAHTRLLVIPASSQVMESALQDGTLLTLMQAGAVLGTPGCGPCMGRHQGVLAPGEVCVSTSNRNFIGRMGDKDARIYLASPAVAAATAIRGEIALPEDVRPVSA
- a CDS encoding benzoate/H(+) symporter BenE family transporter, whose product is MTALPAQLQSLRRDSSFSAILAGFVAVLVGFSSSIGLVFQAAQLAHLSPAQTTSWVWSVYVGIAVPGALLSWRYRAPIVTAWSTPGLALIVSEAGRLSYPEMIGSYLISAAIITALGLSGLFERLVRRIPAPLAAGLLAGLLLPFALNAFRVLPTQPVTVGSMLLAYLLGRVWLPRYAVLLALVTGVAAALAAGQVQLGSGSGVFGFPHFTAPAFTVAGLLVLALPMTLVTLASQNLPGAANLKASGYGQVPVSPLITSTGLSSFLAAPFGSHTVTLAAITAAICTGPEAHPDPQRRYVAGLANAFFYLLLGVFAGLVSGAIAALPVSLITALAGLALIGTIIASTVDALSDPRWREAAALTLIVTASGLSLLGLGSPFWGIVLGGLVGWAMNRRPR
- a CDS encoding PhzF family phenazine biosynthesis protein; translated protein: MTEPTSLHLYRVYAQPGTEGGKLIALHPGAERLDDLEMQAMAATSGAPVSMFVTDLNDSGISLRAFTPEREKGESDSGALAALAWLFGQGRIADVSSVWMKGQEFPAQLCGGEWMLRQGDATAEVLATTPSADALAYAVGLTPDQLDTALPVLIASAGRPNLLLAVQDGEALDAIHPDREAIAALGHATGTTGLLAYTTRAARGLHADFRYFAPLKGFLEDNASSNTYASLVAGLSLLGHVSAQDTLIRASQGRATGRPSRLSAQADLNGATARSVWVGGPAEPLRTPRP
- a CDS encoding homoaconitate hydratase (catalyzes the formation of homoisocitrate from cis-homoaconitate), with the protein product MPRIWKFGDSVNTDDILPGKFAPFMAGEDLFQTFAFHYIRPEFAAEVQEGDVLIGGRNWGLGSSREYAPQALKKLRIGGIIAPSFARIHYRNLLNLGIPAFEADLTGVLHDGDEVSLDVESGRLTRGEEVFQLTPPPEFLREALREGSILAFYRKYQRFPGEQEADP